From Suricata suricatta isolate VVHF042 chromosome 1, meerkat_22Aug2017_6uvM2_HiC, whole genome shotgun sequence, a single genomic window includes:
- the C1H4orf36 gene encoding uncharacterized protein C4orf36 homolog has protein sequence MAYGLPRKNTVKTILRGSCFEVQEPWDLALLTKTWYMNLTNIKLPFLEEVTFGSPLHLRKDKTIKSALLPSAESIRLEREYEMKHLNNLKRQRILAAEVQSSLREKQVGLRRPLPPK, from the exons ATGGCGTATGGCTTGCCAAGAAAGAACACAGTGAAAACCATATTGCGGGGCAGTTGCTTTGAAGT ACAGGAACCTTGGGATCTTGCACTGCTTACAAAGACTTGGTACATGAACCTAACCAACATCAAGTTGCCTTTCTTGGAAGAAGTTACATTTGGTAGTCCTTTACACctcagaaaagataaaaccattAAGAGTGCTCTGCTCCCTTCTGCAGAAT CCATCAGACTTGAAAGGGAGTATGAAATGAAGCACTTGAATAACCTGAAACGTCAGAGAATCCTAGCTGCAGAAGTTCAGTCTTCCCTAAGGGAAAAGCAAGTTGGTTTGAGAAGACCCCTTCCACCTAAGTGA